Proteins co-encoded in one Leishmania panamensis strain MHOM/PA/94/PSC-1 chromosome 22 sequence genomic window:
- a CDS encoding hypothetical protein (TriTrypDB/GeneDB-style sysID: LpmP.22.0870): MQHSHATSMARNTTTTATTALTHSASTASSDTLFRLECVLLFALDVVRGPYIHSSAPANPPEAIRSFLHSQAAPDSSSPAAAAYSAVAASSLAAGSSTVRCGAPPLQQQQPPCLRKVSPETIGSDIATAFPAGSPTDAPTALPNTKWASSAILASRSFGASSIGTSDCVLATGSFSSLYVPTPPSPPQLAAAVDAPPSSEPSTLQHSARVPLLSQPPLPAKSLVNHADATSGLPISILGNMPSSSMRSVASSNMAPRCLVGLSDPPTSDVARAYVVGASGTERAASEDIAVFGVSPQTCKSDSHRTLPSLSATMGLCAFGASRSAGGGDGLALCANSVEHVGESAHASDGHCRDTRSEAPRALGGKTGIGSGTPLTGKPAAARSAPLPPTNATVSGTAADSDRMSGYNDVFVPRSEFCRRVLWLYPAESGLLFLYYPEDIPGEHYQRKTLRYSLCLVFRVDHKRMTIGDGLLHQRVHPYSVVLTNIAEELREAELKYAYMSRGLRSFNSASRQLSSLALISPISSLPAPATAAFHAAAPPPVTSSITTTPATEGSEDVEEDVGQAHVATALALPSGAAPKPYALPCSRTTGQSGTVATAVSAAAAVGGTVRRQPPAMADRTPALRMPPQQSATPSLGEGTEGRRSAEGVTPTASGGCNWQQCKGGAGDAQGCHNGEDGSLPPGVRGSAASSPRVITNTAASTMANAPSPGLGTPLSTPMGTHSCSSGGLTGAIAVDTASAGADGVAGDGGVRASSSYVISMEMINMATAPPSLLPVCSRTMGEAAAAADHPSPAQLEALGGWVGTPVSHSAAFSSPSATTAPASAFSADLGGTRQQMLPLHSTVGANPITSPRLPFPHHGLTPTAAVAGADDSTTAVPNMHILNAFITPPTAPQWTPLNELVAEIFHCLSYTSEAPDGTGNCEQDGPIGSPAAGGRTPLTVSPTSAGATIGLAAQEPKGALGAEISNKAWTQRPNPTTSASPTGQQQQRGDTSVVHLSSRLSFHVRRMAPLQSARLLHLDHVPVPVVAYDPAMMEWMDMAVHNVFRLVDGVRTVADLVFSVAMGTTTTLAEVCAEALQRSAMERQAAQMMAPTTSLPGSSACTAQRSATTSGDRVRSAAGSPNQPIVVSVPIDTRLCPSLLPGVRYSIQTSAAAVTISDGQVPLPSHVNVRVTPGAASGPGTLGASASVSSGTSDSAAAAPIASEEPGSNSVATTAAASSSQSLHIAVELPQTWVATTGIVMEALLHLELCHLIKVYLPWTEETLYSITNSAQRALCSACHPVRHVLAHYLLCVAWAERQERRKEQHRVIVERNPVQKESIIEQREARLASTSLRIIPPALPEKQHASAPLGVVPPQQRSSATGAVASPPVPPSSTARATAPEVTSVSGVGSAVTAIAVRSPDRLIDSSAWSPAASPRMSSSVPCASGTSHIGLHQQRPHQPRSLAPAGYVGSPSVVNAPRADTVSINVGGGGATHTRGLDQYSADTYASSPVSTSFAPSSLRHELSVGASGRLQLTLMNSLSTFSPRRSDFGGGAARSGTSPRLFLGNQGNQTSSGLLPCSATGVSQQQRQQQRWKQYPHKQACLGAAASFHSCSSTSKDSCASGSCRSSSSASPSVCNDGDSSSVPSSSSSSSSCATSMPMSVSNMQQLVALSVAGVSTAPTSAVLEGIEVPVLSSLTASAAESSVLAQASKDAIIVDTVVDPVQHPLDPPSDYGAGIELPTAELTAASALRTAERHAKRTSTAEALQRENRRHHSPSVKVFAPTEADVSHAAAAALCALAKFNNASVLSVQKEMRRMPVWATSFNYWSDRCVKALVEVALLNNWLEDVSR, translated from the coding sequence ATGCAACACAGCCATGCCACTAGTATGGCGCgaaacaccaccaccactgccactaCCGCTCTGACGCActccgccagcaccgcgAGCAGCGACACGCTTTTCCGACTGGAGTGCGTACTGTTGTTTGCGTTGGATGTAGTGAGGGGTCCGTACATCCACAGCTCTGCACCAGCTAACCCACCAGAGGCAATTCGGTCCTTCCTGCACTCCCAGGCGGCGCCTGACTCGTCTTcccctgcggctgctgcctaCTCTGCCGTCGCAGCGTCAAGTCTGGCAGCAGGATCATCGACAGTACGGTGTGGCGCGCCACcactacagcagcagcagcccccgtGCCTGCGAAAGGTCTCCCCGGAGACAATAGGCAGCGATATAGCAACGGCGTTCCCAGCTGGATCACCCACTGACGCGCCGACGGCATTACCAAACACGAAGTGGGCGAGCTCTGCCATTCTCGCATCGCGCTCATTTGGGGCAAGTAGCATTGGCACGAGTGACTGTGTGCTAGCTACTGgttctttctcctccttgtACGTCCCGacaccgccgtcaccacctcaACTGGCCGCCGCGGTCGATGCCCCACCATCCTCAGAACCATCaacgctgcagcacagcgctcGCGTGCCGCTTCTCAGCcaaccgccgctgcctgccaAGTCTCTCGTCAACCATGCGGATGCGACTTCCGGTTTGCCTATATCAATCTTGGGTAACATGCCCAGTAGCAGCATGCGCAGCGTTGCCTCCTCGAACATGGCGCCGCGTTGCCTCGTAGGGTTGAGCGACCCTCCAACCTCAGATGTGGCGCGCGCCTACGTGGTGGGCGCCAGCGGTACCGAACGCGCCGCCTCCGAGGACATAGCGGTCTTCGGTGTCTCCCCACAGACGTGTAAGAGCGACTCACATCGGACACTGCCGAGCCTGTCGGCCACAATGGGCTTGTGTGCCTTTGGAGCGTCTCGGTCGGCGGGTGGCGGAGACGGGTTAGCCCTGTGCGCCAATTCGGTCGAACACGTCGGTGAATCGGCACACGCCAGTGATGGACACTGCCGTGATACCCGCAGCGAAGCACCGCGTGCACTGGGGGGTAAGACTGGCATAGGTAGCGGTACTCCCCTAACGGGCAAACCGGCTGCGGCACGAAGTGCTCCGTTGCCTCCGACGAACGCTACTGTGTCAGGAACGGCGGCTGACAGCGATCGGATGAGCGGCTACAACGACGTCTTCGTCCCACGCTCTGAGTTTTGCCGCCGAGTTCTTTGGCTCTACCCGGCTGAATCGgggctgctcttcctctacTACCCGGAGGACATTCCTGGTGAGCACTACCAACGCAAAACGCTCCGCTACTCCCTCTGCCTTGTCTTCCGCGTCGATCACAAGCGGATGACGATCGGCGATGGGCTGCTGCATCAACGTGTGCATCCCTACAGTGTGGTGCTGACGAATATCGCTGAAGAGTtgcgcgaggcggagctgaagTACGCGTACATGAGTCGCGGACTGCGCTCCTTCAATTCTGCGTCGCGCCAGCTGTCGAGCCTCGCGCTGATATCGCCCATATCTTCCCTCCCCGCTCCTGCAACGGCAGCATTTcacgcggcagcaccgccgccagtaACGTCCTCCATTACTACTACACCCGCTACAGAAGGCTCCGAGGACGTCGAAGAAGACGTAGGCCAGGCACACGTGGCAACGGCGTTAGCGCTCCCCTCCGGTGCTGCTCCGAAACCGTACGCGCTCCCCTGCAGTCGTACCACTGGGCAGAGCGGCACAGTGGCAACCGCGGtgtcggcggcagcagcagtgggggGTACTGTCAGGCGGCAGCCTCCGGCGATGGCGGATCGCACGCCAGCGTTGCGTATGCCCCCGCAGCAATCGGCTACTCCATCGCTTGGCGAGGGGACTGAAGGTCGCCGAAGCGCTGAAGGCGTCACGCCTACCGCTTCTGGCGGCTGCAACTGGCAGCAGTGCaagggcggcgcaggtgacgCTCAGGGCTGTCACAATGGGGAAGACGGGTCGCTGCCACCGGGCGTGCGTgggagcgccgcctcctcgccgcgTGTCATCACAAACACCGCGGCGAGCACCATGGCGAACGCGCCATCGCCGGGCCTCGGCACTCCGTTATCCACGCCGATGGGAACTCACAGTTGCTCCAGTGGTGGCTTAACGGGAGCCATCGCAGTGGACACTGCCAGTGCCGGAGCTGATGGTGTcgccggtgacggcggcgttcgcgcctcctcctcgtacGTCATAAGCATGGAAATGATCAACATGGCCACCGCCCCGCCCTCGTTGCTGCCGGTGTGCAGTCGCACGATGGgtgaggccgccgccgccgccgatcaTCCTtcgccggcgcagctggaaGCTCTaggagggtgggtgggcacGCCAGTCAGCCACAGCGCTGCCTTCTCGTCGCCCAGCGCCACGACGGCAcccgcctccgccttttcTGCCGACCTTGGCGGAACTCGTCAGCAGATGTTGCCGCTGCACTCCACGGTAGGAGCTAATCCCATCACCTCGCCGCGTCTTCCCTTTCCGCACCACGGCCTGACTCCTacagcagccgtggcgggAGCGGACGACTCTACGACAGCTGTGCCGAACATGCACATCTTGAACGCCTTCATTACCCCACCTACGGCGCCACAGTGGACGCCGCTGAATGAGTTAGTCGCCGAAATCTTCCACTGCCTAAGCTACACCAGTGAAGCACCCGACGGGACCGGAAATTGTGAGCAGGATGGGCCGATTGGTAGTCCTGCTGCAGGTGGACGCACACCACTGACAGTGTCGCCGACGTCTGCCGGCGCCACCATAGGACTGGCTGCACAAGAACCAAAGGGCGCGCTCGGTGCGGAAATCAGCAACAAAGCCTGGACGCAGCGCCCGAACCCCACCACCTCAGCTTCGCCTactgggcagcagcagcagcgcggtgACACGAGTGTTGTGCACCTGTCGAGCCGTCTGAGCTTCCATGTGCGTCGCATGGCGCCACTGCAGTCAGCAcgactcctccacctcgatCACGTTCCTGTCCCAGTCGTTGCGTACGACCCCGCGATGATGGAGTGGATGGATATGGCAGTCCACAACGTATTCCGGCTCGTGGATGGCGTTCGTACGGTGGCCGATCTTGTGTTCAGCGTCGCCATGGGCACCACCACTACACTTGCAGAGGTGTGCGCTGAAGCACTTCAGCGAAGCGCCATGGAGCGGCAGGCAGCGCAGATGATGGCACCAACCACAAGTCTTCCAGGCTCCAGTGCCTGTacagcgcagaggagcgccACCACTAGTGGCGATCGTGTCCGCAGTGCTGCCGGGAGCCCCAATCAGCCAATTGTGGTCTCCGTTCCGATCGACACCCGTCTGTGCCCGTCGTTGCTGCCAGGCGTTCGCTACTCCATCCAaacatcagcggcggcggtgactaTCAGCGACGGTCAGGTGCCACTCCCCAGTCATGTCAACGTGCGCGTCACTCCTGGCGCTGCGAGTGGGCCGGGCACACTGGGCGCTAGTGCCTCTGTGAGCAGTGGCACTAGTGAttcagccgcagcagcccccaTCGCATCTGAAGAACCCGGCAGCAACAGTGTGGCCactactgccgctgcgtcctCTTCGCAGTCACTGCATATTGCCGTGGAGCTCCCACAGACGTGGGTGGCGACGACAGGGATCGTGATGGAAGCGCTTCTCCACTTGGAGCTGTGTCACCTGATCAAGGTATACCTCCCATGGACCGAGGAGACGCTCTACAGCATCACCAACAGTGCGCAACGGGCACTGTGCAGCGCTTGCCACCCAGTTCGCCATGTCCTGGCTCACTACCTGCTCTGCGTGGCATGGGCAGAGCGGCAGGAGCGCCGGAAGGAGCAGCACCGAGTGATAGTGGAGCGGAATCCGGTACAGAAAGAAAGCATCATAGAACAGCGCGAGGCACGGCTGGCATCGACGTCATTGCGTATCATCCCGCCTGCTCTCCCAGAAAAGCAGCACGCAAGCGCACCACTGGGAGTCGTGCCTCCACAACAGCGGTCGTCGGCAACCGGGGCGGTCGCGTCACCACCAGTGCCACCATCATCCACCGCACGGGCAACGGCTCCTGAAGTAACATCGGTGAGCGGTGTCGGCAGTGCAgtcaccgccatcgccgtgAGGTCACCTGATCGCTTGATCGACAGCAGTGCCTGGTCGCCGGCTGCTTCCCCCCGGATGTCGTCGTCGGTCCCCTGCGCTTCCGGCACGTCTCACATTGGACTTCACCAGCAACGGCCTCATCAGCCTCGCTCTCTGGCACCTGCCGGGTATGTCGGGAGCCCCTCCGTGGTGAATGCGCCACGGGCTGATACTGTTTCGATTAAcgtcggtggcggtggcgccacgcacacaaggGGACTGGATCAGTACAGTGCCGACACctacgcctcctcccccgtcTCGACAAGTTttgcgccgtcgtcgctgcggcacgAGTTGAGTGTGGGCGCGTCTGGCAGGCTGCAGCTGACTCTCATGAACTCCCTTTCCACGTTCTCGCCGCGGCGCTCTGATttcggtggtggcgctgctagGAGTGGAACCTCGCCGAGGCTATTCCTGGGGAACCAAGGCAACCaaaccagcagcggcttgcTGCCGTGTTCTGCCACCGGTGtttcgcagcagcagcggcagcagcagcgatggaaACAGTATCCCCACAAACAAGCCTGTttgggtgctgctgcttcgttTCACtcatgcagcagcaccagcaaaGACAGCTGCGCCTCTGGGTCATGTAGGTCCTCATCGTCCGCATCGCCGTCTGTGTGTAATGATGGCGACAGCTCGAGCgtgccatcgtcgtcgtcctcctcgtcttcgtgTGCAACGTCAATGCCGATGTCCGTCTCGaacatgcagcagctggtcgCGCTGTCGGTTGCGGGTGTCAGCACTGCGCCGACATCAGCGGTGCTGGAAGGCATAGAGGTACCAGTTTTGTCCTCTCTGACAGCATCCGCCGCTGAATCAAGTGTGCTCGCTCAAGCAAGCAAAGATGCCATCATTGTCGACACCGTCGTGGACCCTGTGCAACATCCGCTGGATCCACCCAGTGATTATGGCGCTGGAATCGAACTACCGACTGCCGAGCTGACCGCTGCGTCTGCGCTCAGGACAGCGGAGCGTCATGCTAAGCGGACTTCCACGGCGGAAGCGTTGCAGCGGGAGAATCGACGCCACCACAGCCCTTCGGTTAAGGTCTTCGCCCCGACGGAAGCGGACGTgagccacgccgccgctgctgccctgtGCGCCCTCGCTAAGTTCAACAACGCAAGCGTCTTGTCTGTGCAGAAGGAGATGCGACGCATGCCGGTGTGGGCCACCAGCTTCAACTACTGGTCCGACCGCTGCGTGaaggcgctggtggaggtggcgtTGCTGAACAACTGGTTAGAAGACGTGTCGCGATAG